The following proteins are co-located in the Haloarcula rubripromontorii genome:
- a CDS encoding DUF58 domain-containing protein yields the protein MHRRVRRWSGGLAAALFLVSVSLLTAEPLLLAATAIPLIYVAYGALSRLPAGTDLQATRSVSDAQPTPGEPVTVELTLANTGSSSLTDVRVIDGVPEELAVVEGSPRLCTSLRPDESVTLSYAVMAKRGTYTFDAAAVRVRTLSASDEVTVDLTVAGDGTLTCSNTVSEVPMADATLPRAGTLPTDTGGSGLEFHSTRSYQPGDPVNRIDWRRYAKTDELTTIDYREEQAVRTVLVVDARPPARVTPEPGYPTGAELSAYAAERLFDALSRTSVVASVCAVGLAEEDVPGGLGPDGLAWVDASGGHAAAHARQIFDSVGRAAARQSDAETAGDADVSEDGPQQQSRGEAARVTTADGGTIEDPALLAVLARLPPTAQVVVFSPAADDWSVSLVSSLAVRDYPTTLVSPSLARGDSLGAAVASTERAARLQRAELSRATVIDWDLDSPIDVALRASLADLFSV from the coding sequence ATGCACCGCCGCGTGCGCCGTTGGAGTGGCGGCCTCGCAGCCGCGCTGTTTCTCGTCAGCGTCTCGCTTCTGACCGCCGAGCCGCTGTTGCTCGCAGCGACTGCAATCCCGCTCATCTACGTCGCGTACGGCGCGCTCTCGCGGCTCCCGGCGGGAACTGACCTGCAAGCGACACGGTCCGTCTCCGACGCCCAGCCGACGCCGGGCGAACCGGTTACGGTCGAACTCACGCTCGCGAACACTGGCAGCAGTTCGCTGACCGACGTGCGGGTCATCGACGGCGTGCCCGAGGAACTGGCCGTCGTCGAGGGGTCACCGCGGCTCTGTACCTCGCTTCGGCCCGACGAGAGCGTGACGCTGTCTTACGCTGTGATGGCAAAGCGGGGGACCTACACGTTTGACGCCGCCGCGGTGCGGGTGCGGACGCTGTCGGCCAGCGACGAGGTGACCGTCGACCTGACGGTGGCCGGTGACGGGACGCTGACCTGCTCGAACACCGTTTCCGAAGTGCCGATGGCCGACGCCACGCTCCCGCGGGCGGGCACACTCCCGACCGACACCGGTGGGAGCGGTCTGGAGTTCCACTCGACGCGGAGCTACCAGCCCGGGGACCCGGTCAATCGCATCGACTGGCGGCGCTACGCCAAGACCGACGAGCTGACGACCATCGACTACCGGGAGGAACAGGCCGTCAGGACGGTGCTGGTCGTGGACGCGCGGCCGCCGGCCCGGGTGACGCCGGAGCCGGGGTACCCGACCGGAGCCGAACTATCGGCGTACGCGGCCGAGCGTCTGTTCGACGCGCTCTCCCGGACTAGCGTCGTCGCAAGTGTCTGTGCCGTCGGGCTGGCCGAAGAAGATGTCCCCGGCGGGCTCGGGCCGGACGGGCTGGCGTGGGTCGACGCCTCGGGCGGTCACGCGGCCGCCCACGCGAGACAGATATTCGACAGCGTGGGACGCGCCGCGGCCCGGCAGTCGGACGCCGAGACGGCCGGTGACGCCGACGTGTCCGAGGACGGGCCACAACAGCAGTCCCGGGGCGAAGCGGCGAGGGTGACGACGGCCGACGGCGGGACCATCGAGGACCCGGCCCTGCTCGCCGTACTCGCCCGGCTCCCGCCGACCGCGCAGGTGGTCGTGTTCTCACCGGCCGCCGACGACTGGTCCGTCTCGCTGGTGTCGTCGCTCGCGGTCCGCGATTACCCGACGACGCTCGTCAGTCCGTCGCTGGCCCGCGGCGACTCGCTCGGCGCGGCCGTCGCGAGTACGGAACGCGCCGCCCGCCTCCAGCGAGCCGAACTGTCCCGCGCGACCGTTATCGACTGGGACCTCGACAGCCCAATCGACGTGGCGCTTCGCGCCTCGCTTGCGGACCTGTTCAGCGTGTAA
- a CDS encoding AAA family ATPase — MDHDTAGRTSRQILDAVGSAVIADDHFLETVMTGILARGHVLLEDVPGTGKTLTAQSFATALDLSFKRVQFTPDLLPSDITGSNVFNEATGEFDFQPGPVFANVVLADEINRAPPKTQAALLEAMGEKQVTVDGVTHDLPDPFFVIATQNPVEQEGTFGLPEAQRDRFIVKTSMGYPDFGGERELIDRRADRTAQAPSVTSVIDGDRLPALQRTVESVTVDGTLRDYVVELGRATREDDRVDVGVSPRGIQRLFEATRAAAVLDGRDYAVPDDVKSVVKVAFAHRLVLTADAGVRGVDPATVVDDVLDRVEVPAVSP, encoded by the coding sequence ATGGACCACGACACTGCCGGACGAACCAGCCGACAGATCCTCGACGCCGTCGGCAGTGCCGTCATTGCTGACGACCACTTCCTCGAAACCGTCATGACCGGGATTCTCGCCCGGGGGCACGTCCTGCTCGAAGACGTGCCGGGGACGGGGAAGACGCTCACAGCCCAGTCGTTTGCGACGGCGCTCGACCTTTCCTTCAAGCGGGTGCAGTTCACGCCGGACCTGCTGCCGTCCGACATCACCGGCTCGAACGTGTTCAACGAGGCCACTGGCGAGTTCGACTTCCAGCCCGGCCCCGTCTTCGCCAACGTCGTGCTGGCCGACGAAATCAATCGCGCACCACCCAAGACACAGGCCGCGCTGCTCGAAGCCATGGGCGAGAAGCAGGTGACCGTCGACGGGGTGACCCACGACCTGCCCGACCCTTTCTTCGTCATCGCCACGCAGAACCCCGTCGAACAGGAGGGGACCTTCGGACTGCCGGAGGCCCAGCGGGACCGCTTCATCGTCAAGACGTCGATGGGGTATCCCGACTTCGGCGGCGAGCGCGAACTCATCGACCGGCGGGCCGACCGGACGGCACAGGCCCCGAGCGTCACCAGCGTCATCGACGGCGACCGCCTGCCGGCGTTGCAGCGGACTGTCGAGTCGGTCACTGTCGACGGCACACTCCGGGACTACGTTGTCGAACTCGGGCGCGCCACCCGTGAGGACGACCGCGTCGATGTCGGCGTTTCCCCGCGTGGTATTCAGCGGCTGTTCGAGGCTACTCGCGCCGCTGCGGTCCTCGACGGCCGCGACTACGCTGTCCCGGACGATGTCAAAAGCGTCGTCAAGGTGGCGTTCGCCCACCGACTCGTCCTGACTGCCGACGCGGGCGTCCGCGGCGTCGACCCAGCGACCGTCGTCGACGACGTGCTGGACCGAGTCGAGGTGCCGGCGGTCAGTCCCTGA
- a CDS encoding DUF7130 family rubredoxin-like protein, translated as MVDMTTNIESEEYSFGQTVYDEAGNELGTIRGFDEHGFYVTVEDGIEAMSSEHLRAGAAGEAELMWRCWECGEMGQIADIPDECPSCNAPKEDIYYWQED; from the coding sequence ATGGTTGACATGACCACGAACATCGAAAGCGAGGAGTATTCGTTCGGACAGACGGTGTACGACGAGGCCGGTAACGAACTCGGGACTATCCGCGGATTCGACGAACACGGGTTCTACGTCACGGTCGAAGACGGCATCGAGGCGATGTCGAGCGAGCACTTGCGTGCCGGGGCCGCGGGCGAGGCCGAACTGATGTGGCGCTGCTGGGAATGTGGCGAAATGGGCCAGATAGCGGACATCCCCGACGAATGCCCGTCTTGCAACGCGCCAAAAGAGGATATCTACTACTGGCAGGAGGACTGA
- the metX gene encoding homoserine O-acetyltransferase MetX: protein MNVEHNTISLGEFEFDCGETIPDLEITYEAYGEFDGGNAVLVCHALTGSAHVAGRDRVDSADQARAWWDDIVGPGKAIDTTEYYVVCANVPGSCYGSTGPKSENPETGEPYGTDFPPVTVTDWTEAQRALLDELGIPHLHAVVGGSVGGMNVLEWAKRHPDHVDRIVPIAAAARLDTQCLSLDAIARRAITTDPNWKQGHYYGEDDEPPSDGLALARQLGHVMYLSKASMERRFGRRAAGRDAVRTFPTDAAGAFFPYRDVESYLDYNAEKFTERFDANSYLYLTRAMDNYDLAAGFESDADALAAFDGDALVMSFTADWHFTTQQAEALADSLRTADANVAHHVIDSDHGHDAFLVEPDNVGPPLADFLAAGVDGKAVTDSVVEDSQESDFAPVHNSLFSR, encoded by the coding sequence ATGAACGTCGAACACAACACTATCTCGCTCGGCGAGTTCGAGTTCGACTGCGGGGAGACGATTCCGGATCTGGAAATCACCTACGAGGCCTACGGGGAGTTCGACGGCGGCAACGCGGTGCTGGTCTGTCACGCACTGACCGGCAGCGCCCACGTCGCGGGCCGCGACCGGGTCGACAGCGCCGATCAGGCCCGCGCCTGGTGGGACGACATCGTCGGCCCGGGCAAGGCCATCGACACCACGGAGTACTACGTCGTCTGTGCGAACGTGCCCGGTTCCTGCTACGGCTCGACGGGGCCGAAAAGCGAGAACCCGGAGACGGGCGAGCCCTACGGCACGGACTTCCCGCCGGTCACCGTCACGGACTGGACCGAGGCCCAGCGCGCCCTGCTGGACGAGCTCGGGATTCCCCACCTCCACGCCGTAGTCGGCGGCAGCGTCGGCGGGATGAACGTCCTGGAGTGGGCCAAGCGCCACCCGGACCACGTCGACCGCATCGTTCCCATCGCCGCCGCCGCACGACTGGACACGCAGTGTCTCTCGCTCGACGCCATCGCCCGCCGGGCCATCACGACCGACCCGAACTGGAAGCAGGGCCACTACTACGGCGAGGACGACGAGCCACCCAGCGACGGACTGGCGCTGGCCCGCCAACTTGGCCACGTGATGTACCTCTCGAAGGCGTCGATGGAGCGCCGCTTCGGCCGCCGCGCCGCCGGCCGGGACGCCGTCCGCACGTTCCCCACCGACGCCGCGGGCGCGTTCTTCCCCTACCGGGACGTGGAGTCGTACCTCGACTACAACGCCGAGAAGTTCACCGAGCGGTTCGACGCCAACAGCTACCTCTACCTGACGCGGGCGATGGACAACTACGACCTCGCCGCCGGGTTCGAGTCCGACGCGGACGCGCTGGCGGCCTTCGACGGCGACGCGCTCGTGATGTCTTTCACCGCCGACTGGCACTTCACCACCCAGCAGGCGGAAGCGCTGGCCGACTCGCTCCGGACGGCCGATGCAAACGTCGCCCACCACGTCATCGACTCCGACCACGGCCACGACGCCTTCCTCGTCGAACCGGACAACGTCGGGCCCCCGCTCGCGGACTTCCTCGCTGCTGGTGTCGACGGCAAGGCCGTCACCGACTCGGTGGTCGAGGACAGTCAGGAGAGCGATTTCGCACCCGTCCACAACAGCCTGTTTTCGCGGTAG
- a CDS encoding ketopantoate reductase family protein, whose translation MDIVVVGAGSLGSLVGGLLAREHDVTLVGREPHVGTVTESGLSVVGTEEFRVYPNAQTTVSQGADLALVTVKAYDTAALAADLADCTFDACLSLQNGMGNESQLAAELDCPVLAGTCSYGARLREPGTVAFTGRGEVVLGDRDGGRSTVADEVGAAFRAAGIETTVATDMPTRLWEKLAVNAGINAVTALARVENGALADSPADAIAADAARETAAVAREQDVNLSDERAVSLVERVVDDTAANHSSMLQDVSAGRRTEIDAINGYVADTATKPVPVNETLAALVRTWERHREQ comes from the coding sequence ATGGATATTGTCGTCGTCGGTGCCGGGAGCCTCGGCAGCCTCGTCGGTGGCCTGCTCGCCCGCGAACACGACGTGACGCTCGTCGGGCGGGAGCCACACGTCGGCACCGTCACCGAGAGTGGGCTCTCGGTCGTCGGAACCGAGGAGTTTCGGGTCTACCCGAACGCACAGACGACAGTCTCACAGGGCGCTGACCTCGCGCTGGTGACGGTCAAGGCCTACGACACCGCCGCCCTTGCAGCGGACCTCGCGGACTGTACCTTCGACGCTTGCCTCTCGCTCCAGAACGGAATGGGCAACGAGTCGCAGCTGGCCGCCGAACTGGACTGTCCGGTGCTGGCGGGGACGTGTTCCTACGGGGCACGACTTCGAGAACCGGGCACCGTGGCGTTCACCGGCCGCGGCGAGGTTGTGCTGGGGGACCGCGACGGCGGCCGGTCCACAGTCGCTGACGAGGTCGGGGCGGCGTTCCGCGCGGCCGGCATCGAGACGACCGTCGCCACGGACATGCCGACCCGCCTCTGGGAGAAACTCGCGGTCAACGCCGGCATCAACGCCGTGACGGCTCTTGCCCGCGTGGAGAACGGCGCGCTGGCCGACTCGCCGGCCGACGCTATCGCCGCGGACGCCGCCCGGGAGACAGCCGCCGTCGCCCGCGAGCAGGACGTCAACCTTTCCGACGAGCGTGCGGTGTCGCTCGTCGAGCGTGTCGTCGACGACACCGCCGCCAACCACTCGTCGATGCTCCAGGATGTCTCGGCCGGCCGGCGAACGGAAATCGACGCTATCAACGGCTACGTCGCCGACACCGCGACCAAGCCGGTGCCTGTGAACGAGACGCTCGCTGCCCTCGTCCGGACGTGGGAGCGACACCGCGAGCAGTAA
- a CDS encoding DUF7519 family protein encodes MDTHTTLPTRMPWTSLAIVVGVTALLVAALLGTVSADRAALVGVATGVLLALSLWLSGWDRWQAVGTVLASVLALPVAVGLSVATGGTVVSLGAELFPAPSQAGVRPAVVTLLSQVFVVLGCLTAVFGATAATRGVVDTERAETYGGVVVRTTAVPFAVGLVLFARGAVDFLQSNAGTPGIQQLTGELLTRVLDPIFDPVPGRTHIAIFSLLLALAAAALARGLDALPLSELVPETSDAPDVDRAVAAVERTLRWTGRLALLVAPVAGLLELGLGQESLAGLLPVGLYEFIVAITAAPGLRGLLWWLFLIGTVVTVAVWFLRRTVQSSADRVGTVLAPYVGGGVIALAAVAVAGPAVDALETALRTTPAAPAVEQFLVPILDVYGPETVMLALAVVALFSLIGVTGQLWLALATNYLRARTAGVTLAAAGLFGATAFAATLSTPTWLVLAGLVGAVVVWDAGSFGTTLGHEAGPGAATRRTELVHTGGTVGVGGVGAAATLGLSAVARGSIAVEPSVAVAGLVVCLVAVLALVAAIR; translated from the coding sequence ATGGACACTCACACCACACTTCCGACCCGAATGCCCTGGACCAGCCTCGCCATCGTCGTCGGCGTGACGGCGTTGCTGGTCGCGGCACTGCTGGGAACCGTTTCAGCTGACCGGGCCGCACTCGTCGGTGTGGCCACCGGCGTGCTGCTGGCGCTGTCGCTGTGGCTGAGCGGGTGGGACCGCTGGCAGGCAGTCGGGACTGTGCTGGCCAGCGTTCTCGCGCTGCCGGTCGCCGTCGGGCTTTCCGTTGCCACTGGCGGCACGGTCGTCTCACTGGGGGCCGAACTGTTCCCTGCCCCCTCGCAGGCTGGCGTCCGACCGGCAGTTGTCACGCTCCTGTCGCAAGTGTTTGTCGTCCTCGGTTGCCTGACCGCTGTCTTCGGTGCGACCGCCGCCACCCGCGGTGTCGTCGACACCGAGCGGGCGGAGACCTACGGTGGCGTCGTCGTGCGGACGACCGCCGTCCCGTTCGCTGTTGGCCTCGTACTGTTTGCGCGTGGCGCTGTCGACTTCCTGCAGTCCAACGCCGGGACGCCGGGCATCCAGCAACTGACCGGCGAACTGCTCACACGGGTGCTGGACCCGATTTTCGACCCGGTCCCCGGGCGAACCCATATCGCCATCTTCAGCCTGTTGCTCGCCCTCGCCGCCGCGGCACTGGCCCGCGGACTTGACGCCCTGCCGCTTTCCGAACTTGTCCCGGAAACGAGTGATGCGCCCGACGTCGACAGGGCCGTCGCCGCCGTCGAACGCACGCTCCGGTGGACAGGCCGGCTCGCCCTGCTGGTCGCACCGGTCGCCGGCCTGCTCGAACTGGGTCTCGGTCAGGAGTCATTGGCCGGACTGCTCCCGGTCGGGCTGTACGAGTTCATCGTCGCAATCACGGCCGCACCGGGCCTTCGCGGCCTCCTCTGGTGGCTGTTCCTCATCGGGACGGTCGTCACAGTGGCCGTCTGGTTCCTCCGACGGACGGTCCAGAGTTCGGCCGACCGCGTGGGGACCGTCCTCGCACCGTACGTCGGCGGCGGCGTCATCGCGCTGGCCGCGGTTGCGGTCGCGGGGCCGGCAGTCGATGCTCTCGAGACGGCGCTCCGAACGACGCCGGCCGCGCCGGCTGTCGAACAGTTCCTCGTTCCGATACTGGACGTGTACGGTCCAGAGACGGTCATGCTGGCGCTAGCCGTTGTGGCGCTGTTTTCGCTCATCGGCGTGACCGGGCAGCTGTGGCTGGCGCTGGCGACGAATTATCTGCGTGCGCGGACGGCCGGCGTCACGCTCGCCGCGGCCGGGCTGTTCGGCGCAACCGCGTTCGCCGCGACGCTCTCGACGCCGACGTGGCTGGTGCTCGCAGGTCTGGTCGGTGCAGTCGTTGTCTGGGACGCCGGGTCATTTGGGACGACGCTGGGACACGAGGCCGGTCCCGGGGCCGCGACGCGCCGCACCGAACTCGTCCACACCGGCGGAACTGTCGGGGTAGGCGGCGTCGGCGCGGCGGCGACGCTGGGTCTCTCCGCCGTCGCCCGTGGTTCGATTGCTGTCGAGCCGTCGGTCGCCGTGGCCGGCCTCGTTGTCTGTCTCGTCGCCGTGCTGGCGCTGGTGGCTGCGATACGGTAG
- a CDS encoding O-acetylhomoserine aminocarboxypropyltransferase/cysteine synthase family protein: MTDDYGFGTRCVHAGQEEPDPATGARAPPIYQTSSYVFEDADTAADRYALEDDGNVYSRFDNPTVRMLENRIASLENAVDAVATGSGMAALDAGTFVLAANGDNIVTASSIYGGTHSYYSNTASRRGVETRFVDTLDPNAYADAIDEDTAYVHFETIGNPSLVVPPMEEIAEVAHDHGVPVFVDNTFGTPALCNPLDHGVDLLWESTTKWIHGSGTTVGGVLVDGGSFPWAEYPEKFPELGGENEAFGKNFSEAFGDRAFSVAARQRALRSLGDGQKPFDAWATLQGAETLSLRMERHCENAMAVAQHLDDHPEVAWVTYPGLESHETHDLAQQYLSGGFGGIVTFGLEAGYDAGRRFCEETDLAQFLANIGDAKTLVIHPASTTHAQLSEAEQRASGVTPDLLRFSVGIEDPADIIADIDEAIERVS; the protein is encoded by the coding sequence ATGACTGACGACTACGGATTCGGGACGCGCTGTGTCCACGCCGGCCAGGAGGAGCCGGACCCGGCCACAGGGGCACGCGCACCGCCCATCTACCAGACCTCGTCGTACGTCTTCGAGGACGCCGACACCGCGGCCGACCGGTACGCGCTGGAGGACGACGGCAACGTCTACTCGCGCTTTGACAACCCCACCGTCCGGATGCTCGAAAACCGCATCGCCTCCCTCGAAAACGCCGTCGACGCCGTCGCGACGGGGTCGGGGATGGCCGCGCTTGATGCCGGGACGTTCGTCCTCGCGGCCAACGGCGACAACATCGTGACGGCTTCCTCCATCTACGGCGGCACCCACTCCTATTACTCCAACACCGCTAGCCGTCGGGGCGTCGAAACGCGGTTCGTCGACACGCTCGACCCGAACGCCTACGCCGACGCCATCGACGAGGATACGGCCTACGTCCACTTCGAGACCATCGGGAACCCGTCGCTCGTCGTCCCGCCGATGGAGGAGATCGCCGAGGTCGCCCACGACCACGGCGTGCCGGTCTTCGTCGACAACACGTTCGGGACGCCGGCGCTGTGCAATCCGCTCGATCACGGCGTGGACCTCCTCTGGGAGTCGACGACGAAGTGGATTCACGGCTCCGGGACGACCGTCGGCGGCGTCCTCGTCGACGGCGGTTCGTTCCCCTGGGCCGAGTACCCCGAGAAATTCCCGGAGCTGGGCGGCGAAAACGAGGCCTTCGGCAAGAATTTCTCGGAGGCCTTCGGCGACCGCGCCTTCTCGGTCGCCGCCCGCCAGCGCGCACTCCGGTCGCTCGGTGACGGCCAGAAACCCTTCGACGCCTGGGCGACGCTTCAGGGGGCGGAGACGCTCTCCCTGCGGATGGAGCGTCACTGCGAGAACGCCATGGCCGTCGCACAGCATCTCGACGACCATCCCGAGGTCGCCTGGGTCACCTACCCCGGGCTGGAGAGCCACGAAACCCACGACCTGGCACAGCAGTACCTCTCCGGTGGGTTCGGCGGCATCGTCACCTTCGGGCTGGAAGCCGGCTACGACGCCGGCCGGCGGTTCTGCGAGGAGACGGACCTCGCCCAGTTCCTCGCCAACATCGGCGACGCCAAGACGCTGGTCATCCACCCGGCCTCGACTACCCATGCCCAGCTCAGCGAGGCGGAGCAGCGTGCCAGCGGCGTCACGCCGGACCTCCTCCGGTTCAGCGTCGGCATCGAGGACCCAGCGGACATCATCGCAGACATCGACGAGGCCATCGAACGAGTCTCATGA
- a CDS encoding DUF7269 family protein — translation MRLRTVVFGTVGLLATVVAASLLFAPTAAGASLVAVFGSVAPTTALLAGSLTVGLCAVLAGWLGGLLGSGSPTAFDVALDSPPEDVTATESRLFAADIDAAIDDAVAGDDAAMDTVTERLTAAATTAYAIGAGVSQASAHRAVRAGTWTDDAVAAALLAPDEPQSLLARLRLWLDPESERRRRIRRTVDAIEQVSGGAR, via the coding sequence ATGCGCCTCAGAACGGTCGTCTTCGGGACTGTGGGGCTGCTGGCGACCGTTGTCGCGGCCTCCCTTCTGTTTGCGCCGACGGCTGCCGGCGCGTCGCTGGTCGCCGTATTCGGGAGTGTTGCTCCGACGACTGCCCTTCTCGCCGGGAGTCTGACCGTGGGCCTCTGTGCGGTCCTCGCCGGCTGGCTCGGCGGGCTGCTTGGCAGTGGCTCACCGACTGCCTTCGACGTGGCCCTCGACAGTCCTCCGGAAGACGTGACAGCGACGGAGAGCCGGCTGTTCGCCGCTGACATTGACGCGGCTATCGACGACGCCGTCGCTGGCGACGACGCGGCGATGGACACGGTTACCGAGCGACTTACCGCGGCAGCGACGACGGCCTATGCTATCGGTGCCGGCGTCTCGCAGGCGTCCGCTCACCGGGCAGTACGCGCCGGGACGTGGACCGACGACGCCGTCGCGGCGGCGCTGCTCGCTCCCGACGAACCGCAGTCACTGCTGGCCCGGCTCCGCCTGTGGCTCGACCCGGAGAGCGAGCGCCGCCGCCGCATCCGCCGGACGGTCGACGCTATCGAGCAAGTCTCTGGAGGTGCGCGCTGA
- a CDS encoding SHOCT domain-containing protein, protein MSDWSPPNRARENATELASLAVTGFWLVALFTGQEWWLAALLVGYVVVVPLTELLYGEPDEEAEAIEDAAPVPSSDSGDETPLERLRRRYAEGELTDEQFERKLERLLETETLEGLEGSAATRGQDLDRQRETERT, encoded by the coding sequence ATGTCTGACTGGTCTCCACCGAACCGAGCCAGAGAGAACGCGACGGAACTCGCCTCGCTGGCGGTCACCGGCTTCTGGCTCGTTGCTCTCTTCACCGGGCAGGAGTGGTGGCTCGCGGCGCTGCTCGTCGGCTATGTGGTGGTCGTCCCGCTGACGGAGCTGCTGTACGGTGAGCCGGACGAAGAGGCGGAAGCTATCGAGGACGCGGCTCCAGTGCCGTCGAGCGATAGTGGCGACGAGACTCCACTGGAGCGCCTCCGCCGCCGGTACGCCGAGGGGGAACTGACCGACGAACAGTTCGAGCGGAAACTGGAGCGTCTGCTCGAAACGGAGACGCTGGAAGGTCTCGAAGGCAGTGCGGCGACCCGGGGACAGGACTTGGATCGGCAGCGCGAAACCGAACGAACCTGA